A section of the Arcobacter roscoffensis genome encodes:
- a CDS encoding VWA domain-containing protein encodes MFDITFEYPYLLLLILLFIFCAVFCKAKSPSYLIPHLHIFSKSNMKTSFITSVLKYLTIVFAILALASPIKINNSQVIKNDGINIVLNLDASGSMQELGFDESNYSRTRFDSVKQIVSSFIEKRVNDNIAFVLFGQSAMIASPLSFDKQAQSEILKYFEVGILGNKTAILDSLALSIKVLKDKQANSNIIILLSDGMDNASSIPLQVIERMLKKYNIKVYGISIGNSNNYILDKVSSLTGGKSYRAYNTQSLETIYKDIDLLEKSKIEQNRVIIKDYLFFYPLFISVLSLCILIFLRNKS; translated from the coding sequence ATGTTTGATATTACATTTGAATACCCTTACCTTTTACTTTTAATACTGTTATTTATATTTTGTGCAGTTTTTTGTAAAGCAAAAAGCCCTTCATATTTAATACCTCATCTTCATATATTTAGTAAATCAAATATGAAAACAAGTTTTATTACAAGTGTTCTAAAATATCTCACTATTGTTTTTGCTATTCTTGCTTTAGCTTCTCCTATTAAAATAAACAATTCCCAAGTTATAAAAAATGATGGTATAAACATAGTTTTAAACTTAGATGCAAGTGGTTCTATGCAAGAGTTAGGATTTGATGAGAGTAATTATAGTAGAACAAGATTTGATTCTGTAAAACAAATAGTTTCAAGTTTTATAGAAAAAAGAGTTAATGATAATATCGCTTTTGTATTATTTGGGCAAAGTGCAATGATTGCAAGTCCACTTAGTTTTGATAAGCAGGCTCAAAGTGAGATCTTAAAATATTTTGAAGTTGGTATTTTAGGTAATAAAACAGCTATTTTAGACTCCCTTGCTTTAAGTATAAAAGTTCTAAAAGATAAACAAGCAAATTCTAATATCATAATACTTTTAAGTGATGGAATGGATAATGCAAGCTCTATTCCTTTACAAGTAATAGAAAGAATGCTTAAGAAATATAATATAAAAGTATATGGTATCTCTATTGGAAATTCAAACAATTATATACTTGATAAAGTCTCATCACTTACAGGTGGAAAATCCTATAGAGCTTATAATACTCAAAGTTTAGAAACGATATATAAAGACATAGATTTATTAGAAAAATCAAAGATAGAACAAAATAGAGTAATAATCAAAGACTATTTATTTTTCTATCCACTTTTTATAAGTGTATTGAGTTTATGTATACTAATTTTTTTAAGAAACAAATCATAA
- a CDS encoding DUF58 domain-containing protein: MNLALKKILIKTKKQAFSEVIGNNISKQKGEGYDFCELKEYEYGEDVKNIDWVISAKAQKPIVKVFHSQKELNIKIINLLSGSTYFGTKKLKKDVIVELASTLGFICTKQGDPFTSYIANDTLELCTRKSKKVFNVNLMAENIYNYNVLNKTINYKKVLDELFKSIHHKSIIFLIGDFFDIEKFDLKLLNSKHEIVVLIIRDKFEEEPKALGNVNLIDPSSFEEYEGVLDNSTITNYIKRIKENDHKLFKHLQDCGIRFTKIYTDENPIKKLIGVLS; encoded by the coding sequence ATGAATCTAGCACTAAAAAAAATACTTATAAAGACTAAAAAACAAGCCTTTTCAGAAGTTATTGGAAATAATATTTCCAAACAAAAAGGAGAAGGTTATGATTTTTGTGAACTTAAAGAGTATGAGTATGGGGAAGATGTAAAAAATATTGATTGGGTTATTAGTGCAAAAGCTCAAAAACCAATAGTAAAAGTCTTTCATTCTCAAAAAGAGCTAAATATAAAAATCATCAATTTACTTAGTGGTTCTACTTATTTTGGTACTAAGAAATTAAAAAAAGATGTAATTGTTGAATTAGCTTCAACTTTAGGATTTATTTGTACAAAACAAGGTGATCCTTTTACTTCATATATAGCAAATGATACTTTAGAGCTTTGTACTAGAAAATCTAAAAAAGTTTTCAATGTAAACCTAATGGCTGAAAATATATATAACTATAATGTTTTAAATAAAACTATAAACTATAAAAAAGTATTAGATGAACTTTTTAAATCTATCCATCATAAATCAATAATATTTTTAATAGGTGATTTTTTCGATATTGAAAAATTTGATTTAAAACTACTTAATTCAAAACATGAAATAGTAGTTCTGATAATAAGAGATAAATTTGAAGAAGAGCCAAAAGCTCTAGGAAATGTAAATCTAATTGATCCAAGTAGTTTTGAAGAGTATGAAGGAGTTTTAGATAACTCAACAATTACAAACTATATAAAAAGAATAAAAGAAAATGACCATAAACTTTTTAAACATCTTCAAGATTGTGGTATTAGATTTACAAAAATCTATACTGATGAAAATCCAATCAAAAAACTAATTGGAGTTCTTTCATGA
- a CDS encoding AAA family ATPase codes for MSLHEKILLLKNEISKGVIGQDQMINSILIGLFTDGHILLEGVPGLAKTTTVKAVANAIDLEFKRVQFTPDLLPSDILGVQIYNMKTQEFSIKKGPIFTNLLLADEINRAPAKVQSALLESMQEKQVTIADNTFKIDKPFLVLATQNPIDQEGAYTLPEAQLDRFMFKVVVDYNNKEQEYEIAKKATMNSFETINKIIDKNTLEQIKEEIKNIHIDKELEEYIVDIICATRNPSDYALEEISDYIHFGASPRATIDMFKAVKANAYIRGNDYVSPLDVALVIKDVLRHRIILSYEAQAQEINVDDLIQKIIEKVDIP; via the coding sequence TTGAGCCTACATGAAAAGATACTATTACTTAAAAATGAAATTTCAAAAGGAGTTATTGGTCAAGACCAAATGATAAACTCTATTTTGATTGGTCTTTTTACAGATGGACATATTTTATTAGAAGGAGTTCCAGGACTTGCTAAAACAACAACTGTAAAAGCTGTTGCAAATGCCATTGATTTAGAGTTTAAAAGAGTTCAGTTTACGCCTGATTTACTTCCTAGTGATATTTTAGGTGTTCAAATTTATAATATGAAAACTCAAGAGTTCTCAATCAAAAAAGGACCTATTTTTACAAATTTGCTTTTAGCAGATGAAATCAATAGAGCCCCTGCAAAAGTTCAGTCTGCCTTACTTGAATCAATGCAAGAAAAACAAGTAACTATTGCTGATAATACTTTTAAAATTGATAAACCCTTTTTAGTTCTAGCAACGCAAAATCCTATTGATCAAGAAGGAGCTTACACTCTTCCAGAAGCCCAACTTGATAGATTTATGTTTAAAGTTGTGGTTGATTACAATAATAAAGAACAAGAGTACGAAATAGCTAAAAAAGCTACTATGAACTCCTTTGAAACTATAAATAAAATCATAGATAAAAATACCCTAGAGCAAATAAAAGAAGAAATTAAAAATATACATATTGATAAAGAGCTTGAAGAGTATATAGTAGATATTATATGTGCAACAAGAAATCCAAGTGATTATGCTTTAGAAGAAATAAGTGATTATATTCACTTTGGAGCAAGTCCAAGAGCTACAATTGATATGTTTAAAGCTGTAAAAGCAAATGCTTATATTAGAGGAAATGACTATGTATCACCTTTAGATGTAGCACTTGTAATAAAAGATGTATTAAGACATAGAATTATTTTAAGTTATGAAGCCCAAGCACAAGAGATAAATGTGGATGATTTAATACAAAAAATTATTGAAAAAGTAGATATTCCGTAA
- a CDS encoding histidine kinase dimerization/phosphoacceptor domain -containing protein codes for MTKLLDIKQYSLNAKVIISLFSLALFLLIILFSLIVPKIQEDQYKRLINEIEQVLSITQEQIKVAGKAIMMQSNLEVQLNQKKIELELHKIKSSFSNSSNIDLLIKKLSQNSILKANNFAIKTKDSLYVSSKKDIYKDYKLKEYNKWEEHKLKDLSRNYVYYKKYFFYTLRLEKNLELTIFASKYTLNKNHTPFEKDIKQNVQKAFNTTTKLHEGKTYLIWMNSRIKDENTKALFSEDKKIRKERYTLSKMSNVQNISTGNLSAKEVFEARNKKPISHILNNEEAITWVRDLSEDESKEYIFLLVKTLYKKDLSKQVDSVLLKILPASLISFILVLVIAFFLFKRLFKSINTLTNTAKQINKGDKSVRSFVKGDDDIGTLGIAFDKMIDNFENSIDTLDKKVEEKTKELTVSLEEKETLLKEIHHRVKNNLALTISLIKLQQSKIDDENTIKTLNDIQERIYTMELLHRKLYESSNLNAINIKEYIHSLVNDISTSYDYEKKVAIEFKVEEFFFDIQKAIPCALIINELVTNTYKYAFENTPKAKLYISLFKEKDNYVLIVKDNGKGIDKKIDVKNSQTLGLKLINSICTLQLHGKVEYISNHGAMFKITF; via the coding sequence TTGACTAAGCTATTAGATATAAAACAATATTCTTTAAATGCTAAGGTTATAATTTCTTTATTTTCACTTGCTTTGTTTTTATTGATCATTCTTTTTTCTCTTATAGTTCCAAAGATACAAGAAGATCAATACAAAAGACTTATAAATGAAATCGAACAAGTTCTAAGTATAACTCAAGAGCAAATAAAAGTTGCTGGAAAAGCTATAATGATGCAATCAAATCTTGAAGTACAATTAAACCAAAAAAAAATTGAACTGGAACTTCATAAGATTAAAAGTAGTTTTTCAAATAGTTCTAATATTGATTTACTTATAAAAAAACTATCCCAAAATAGTATCTTAAAAGCAAATAATTTCGCTATTAAAACAAAGGATAGTTTATATGTAAGTTCAAAAAAAGATATATATAAAGATTATAAATTAAAAGAATATAATAAATGGGAAGAGCATAAATTAAAAGATTTAAGTAGAAACTATGTCTACTATAAAAAATATTTTTTTTACACTCTAAGACTAGAAAAAAATCTTGAGCTTACAATATTTGCAAGTAAATATACTTTGAATAAAAATCATACTCCCTTCGAAAAAGATATAAAACAAAATGTCCAAAAAGCCTTTAATACTACTACAAAGCTTCATGAAGGTAAAACTTATCTTATCTGGATGAACTCTAGAATTAAAGATGAAAACACAAAAGCACTTTTCAGTGAAGATAAAAAGATAAGAAAAGAAAGATATACTCTAAGTAAGATGTCAAATGTACAAAACATCTCCACAGGAAACCTAAGTGCAAAAGAAGTTTTCGAAGCTAGAAATAAAAAACCCATATCCCACATATTAAATAACGAAGAAGCTATAACTTGGGTTAGAGATTTATCAGAAGATGAAAGTAAAGAGTACATTTTTTTACTTGTAAAAACTTTATATAAAAAAGATTTATCAAAACAAGTGGATTCTGTTCTTCTAAAAATACTACCTGCAAGTCTAATCTCATTTATATTAGTTTTAGTAATTGCTTTTTTCTTATTTAAAAGACTTTTTAAAAGTATAAATACTCTAACAAATACAGCAAAGCAAATAAACAAAGGAGATAAATCAGTTAGAAGTTTTGTAAAAGGTGATGATGATATAGGAACTTTAGGAATTGCCTTTGATAAAATGATTGATAATTTTGAAAATAGTATTGATACTTTAGATAAAAAAGTAGAAGAAAAAACTAAAGAGTTGACCGTATCCCTTGAAGAGAAAGAAACCCTTTTAAAAGAAATCCATCATAGAGTAAAAAATAACTTAGCACTAACAATAAGCTTAATAAAACTTCAACAATCAAAAATTGATGATGAAAATACAATAAAAACTTTAAATGATATACAAGAAAGAATATACACAATGGAGTTACTTCATAGAAAACTATATGAGTCAAGTAATCTAAATGCTATAAACATAAAAGAGTATATTCATAGTTTGGTAAATGATATTTCAACTAGTTATGATTATGAAAAAAAAGTAGCAATTGAGTTTAAAGTTGAAGAGTTTTTCTTTGATATTCAAAAAGCAATACCATGTGCTTTAATCATAAATGAACTAGTTACAAATACCTATAAATATGCCTTTGAAAATACACCAAAAGCTAAACTTTATATTTCTTTATTTAAAGAAAAAGATAATTATGTCTTAATAGTAAAAGATAATGGAAAAGGAATTGATAAAAAAATTGATGTTAAAAACTCTCAAACTTTAGGATTAAAACTTATAAACTCAATTTGTACACTTCAATTACATGGTAAAGTAGAATATATATCAAATCATGGGGCTATGTTTAAAATTACCTTTTAA
- a CDS encoding response regulator, with product MTKPLTSMKINDINILIVEDEIVLAMALEVSLNKMGFNVSGIETIPSKAILHAQNNFPDIVLMDINLNSTQSGIDVANIIWNRFKIPIIFLTSYTNDKTINKALECEPYGYLIKPCRDEELKATINTALHKHRYFFKRKNELVKNDSSFLYLEDNLKFDKTNCTLYKNSELIKLTKNEKKLFNLIANTTNYTASFENIFAYIWREDIYDLGKLRTLIYRLKLKTKVNLFENIFEQGYKLRVKTVD from the coding sequence TTGACAAAACCCTTAACTTCAATGAAAATAAATGATATAAATATATTAATTGTAGAAGATGAAATCGTTTTAGCAATGGCACTTGAAGTTAGCCTTAATAAAATGGGCTTTAATGTAAGTGGAATTGAAACCATACCATCAAAAGCTATACTTCATGCACAAAATAATTTTCCTGATATAGTACTAATGGATATTAATTTAAACAGTACTCAAAGTGGAATTGATGTAGCAAATATAATTTGGAATAGATTTAAAATCCCTATTATATTTCTAACTTCATACACAAATGACAAAACTATAAACAAAGCTTTAGAGTGTGAACCTTATGGATATTTGATAAAACCTTGTAGAGATGAAGAACTAAAAGCTACAATAAATACAGCTTTACATAAACATAGATATTTTTTCAAAAGAAAAAATGAACTAGTAAAAAATGACTCTTCATTTTTATACTTAGAAGATAATCTAAAATTTGACAAAACAAACTGTACTTTATACAAAAATAGTGAATTGATAAAACTTACTAAAAATGAAAAGAAACTTTTTAATTTAATTGCAAATACTACAAATTATACTGCAAGTTTTGAAAATATTTTTGCTTATATTTGGAGAGAAGATATTTATGATTTAGGAAAATTAAGAACACTTATATATAGACTAAAATTAAAAACAAAGGTAAATCTTTTTGAAAATATTTTTGAACAAGGTTATAAATTGAGGGTTAAAACTGTTGACTAA
- a CDS encoding TonB-dependent receptor domain-containing protein — MKNKILISLSLSAAIALSANANSKDLGEVNISDTAFESHIKSITSDKLDLVQATDVKDILDSLPSVNVTGSSRYSQKVYVRGLEDKFSNITIDGARMTGQLFHHSGDQTIDAQMLKIGSIELGPNSALSGPGVVNGSFIYETKDPSDLLEDGESFGGKLSLSHETGYNRDSINLALYGSASKYLDVLGIVNVVDDGYLETPVGDVKDKKSKLESGLLKTVFKIDESNTLKLSYNKYNDGGNRNISGEKGNATEVTDNDFNEITRDTYTLDYEYNPNSDLVKVDATVFYNTQEMFREKSDTFDSNGVKSGQNGNRYYENTSEGFDLRNRTILGNHILTYGIDYSKDEQSKNSSGDQGTSYSSSSNSDVVNNNNIDGSGTLTSSGLYFEDEILLGDVVLNLGARYDKFKLGGWYSGSFDEVSPKFKGKYQFNDELSFRVGYGKIFKAPALPETLTLSQSDIDTWSSNGVKAQEGHNYEAGFDYDLSSALNADSSIFGFTAYKYNVDNYSHPTKNNALAPQYDVKIYGFESMFEYNKNDLGLSLSHSYSDGEEKSLSDGSKKDPKTAKIHAFKAGVDYSFSSALKLAYNAQYVLGNKYQYTANQTVERKAYAVHNLNSTYKFESGTLKGATLNFGVDNIFDKKYAQHTAFGVYFDNPTYTDYEVGRNFKVKLSYKF; from the coding sequence ATGAAAAATAAAATATTAATATCTTTATCTTTAAGTGCTGCCATAGCTTTAAGTGCAAATGCTAATAGCAAGGATTTAGGTGAAGTAAATATTAGTGATACAGCTTTTGAGTCACATATCAAAAGCATCACATCTGATAAGTTAGATTTAGTTCAAGCAACAGATGTAAAAGATATCTTAGACTCACTTCCTTCTGTAAATGTTACAGGAAGTTCAAGATATTCTCAAAAAGTTTATGTAAGAGGTTTGGAGGATAAATTTTCAAATATTACGATTGATGGAGCAAGAATGACAGGACAACTTTTCCATCATTCTGGTGATCAAACTATTGATGCACAAATGCTAAAAATAGGTTCAATTGAACTTGGACCAAACTCTGCATTAAGTGGTCCTGGTGTTGTAAATGGTTCTTTTATTTATGAAACAAAAGATCCTAGTGATTTATTGGAAGATGGTGAGTCTTTTGGTGGAAAACTTTCATTGTCACATGAAACAGGATATAACAGAGATAGTATAAATCTTGCACTTTATGGAAGCGCTAGTAAATACTTAGATGTATTAGGTATAGTAAATGTAGTTGATGATGGATATCTAGAAACGCCAGTTGGTGATGTAAAAGATAAAAAAAGTAAACTTGAAAGTGGTTTATTAAAAACTGTATTTAAAATAGATGAGAGTAACACTCTTAAGCTATCTTACAATAAATATAATGATGGTGGAAATAGAAATATTTCAGGTGAAAAAGGTAATGCAACAGAAGTTACAGATAATGATTTCAATGAAATCACAAGAGATACATATACTTTAGACTATGAGTATAATCCAAATAGTGATTTAGTAAAAGTTGATGCAACTGTTTTTTACAACACACAAGAGATGTTTAGAGAAAAATCAGATACATTTGATAGTAATGGTGTAAAGTCAGGACAAAATGGTAATAGATATTATGAAAACACTAGTGAAGGTTTTGACTTAAGAAATAGAACGATTTTAGGAAATCATATACTAACTTATGGAATTGATTATTCAAAAGATGAACAATCAAAAAATTCAAGTGGAGACCAAGGTACATCATATAGTTCAAGTAGTAATAGTGATGTAGTAAATAATAATAATATTGATGGTTCAGGAACTTTAACATCAAGTGGTTTATACTTTGAAGATGAAATTCTACTTGGAGATGTAGTTTTAAATCTAGGTGCTAGATATGATAAGTTTAAATTAGGTGGATGGTATAGTGGTAGTTTTGATGAGGTTTCACCAAAGTTTAAAGGGAAGTACCAATTCAATGATGAGTTGAGCTTTAGAGTAGGTTATGGTAAGATTTTCAAAGCTCCTGCATTACCTGAAACATTAACTCTTTCTCAAAGCGATATTGATACATGGAGTTCAAATGGTGTAAAAGCCCAAGAGGGACATAACTATGAAGCTGGATTTGATTATGATTTATCAAGTGCATTAAATGCTGATAGTTCAATCTTTGGATTTACAGCTTATAAGTATAATGTAGATAACTATTCTCACCCAACAAAAAACAATGCTCTAGCACCGCAATATGATGTGAAAATTTATGGTTTTGAGTCTATGTTTGAATACAATAAAAATGATTTAGGTTTAAGCCTTTCACACTCTTATTCTGATGGAGAAGAAAAAAGCTTAAGTGATGGAAGTAAAAAAGATCCTAAAACTGCAAAAATTCATGCATTTAAGGCAGGTGTTGATTATAGTTTTTCAAGTGCACTAAAACTAGCTTATAATGCACAATATGTTTTAGGTAACAAATACCAATATACAGCAAATCAAACTGTAGAGAGAAAAGCTTATGCTGTTCATAATCTAAATTCAACTTACAAGTTTGAATCAGGAACTCTAAAAGGTGCAACATTAAACTTTGGTGTTGATAATATCTTTGATAAAAAATATGCCCAACATACTGCATTTGGAGTATATTTTGATAATCCAACTTATACAGACTATGAAGTTGGTAGAAACTTTAAAGTTAAGTTATCTTACAAGTTTTAG
- the rpsB gene encoding 30S ribosomal protein S2: MVTMKDLLECGVHFGHQTRRWNPKMKKFIFGVRKNIYIIDLQKTLRYFRYTYNVVRDRAAEGQTMIFVGTKKQASEAVKKAAENCNMPYVNHRWLGGMLTNYGTIKKSIRKLEIIKKMREEGQLDLLTKKEALMLSRKEQKLELYLGGIKEMNKLPDMMFIIDAVKEKIAIKEARRLGITVIAPLDTNCDPDLVDLPIPGNDDAIRSIQLFCNEMAAAMNEGKAALAEEEGQEEETVSAEEAQEVVAEAVAEGEAEATTEETKEA; this comes from the coding sequence ATGGTTACAATGAAAGACCTATTAGAGTGTGGTGTACACTTCGGACACCAAACAAGAAGATGGAATCCAAAAATGAAAAAATTCATTTTCGGTGTAAGAAAGAACATTTATATTATTGATTTACAAAAAACATTAAGATATTTCAGATATACATATAATGTAGTAAGAGACAGAGCTGCTGAAGGTCAAACAATGATCTTTGTTGGTACTAAAAAACAAGCTTCTGAAGCTGTTAAAAAAGCTGCTGAAAATTGTAATATGCCATACGTTAACCACAGATGGTTAGGTGGTATGTTAACAAACTACGGAACAATCAAAAAATCTATTAGAAAATTAGAAATCATCAAAAAGATGAGAGAAGAAGGTCAATTAGACTTACTTACTAAAAAAGAAGCATTAATGCTTTCTAGAAAAGAGCAAAAATTAGAGCTTTACCTAGGTGGTATTAAAGAAATGAACAAATTACCAGATATGATGTTCATTATTGATGCAGTTAAAGAAAAAATTGCTATCAAAGAAGCAAGAAGATTAGGAATCACTGTTATCGCTCCTTTAGATACTAACTGTGACCCTGATTTAGTTGATTTACCAATTCCAGGTAATGATGATGCAATCAGATCTATTCAACTATTTTGTAACGAAATGGCTGCAGCTATGAACGAAGGTAAAGCAGCATTAGCAGAAGAAGAAGGTCAAGAAGAAGAGACTGTTTCTGCAGAAGAAGCACAAGAAGTAGTAGCAGAAGCTGTAGCTGAAGGTGAAGCTGAAGCAACAACTGAAGAAACAAAGGAAGCATAA
- the tsf gene encoding translation elongation factor Ts, translated as MAGATPKLIKELREKSGAGMLDCKKALNECNGDIEEAQTWLREQGLAKAAKKSGNVAAEGIITILVNDDNTKATMTEVNSQTDFVAKNEQFLNLTNQITTHAQENNINDAEALAASSIEGQEFTTFLNEKIAVIGENLVARKVINVEAPVVNAYVHLGKVGVILGAKCDEAAKEKTTDLLKKVAMHAASMKPTVISYQDLSAEFIESENKAIIADIEKENEELVRLGKPLKNIPEFVSKQQLTDEAVAAAEASMKEELLAQGKPEKIIGNIVKGKINRWIEDNSQLDKANALLSQTYVMDDSMTVEEAIKACDASIEIVEYVRFELGDGIEKKEEDFAAEVAAQMGN; from the coding sequence ATGGCAGGAGCAACTCCAAAATTAATTAAAGAATTAAGAGAAAAATCTGGTGCAGGTATGCTAGATTGTAAAAAAGCTTTAAATGAGTGTAATGGTGACATTGAAGAAGCACAAACTTGGTTAAGAGAGCAAGGTCTTGCAAAGGCTGCTAAAAAATCAGGTAACGTTGCTGCTGAGGGTATTATTACTATTTTAGTTAATGATGATAATACTAAAGCTACAATGACAGAAGTTAACTCACAAACTGACTTTGTTGCAAAAAATGAGCAGTTCTTAAACTTAACTAATCAAATTACAACTCATGCACAAGAAAACAACATCAATGATGCAGAAGCTTTAGCTGCTTCATCAATTGAAGGTCAAGAGTTTACTACTTTCTTAAACGAGAAAATCGCTGTTATCGGTGAAAACTTAGTTGCTAGAAAAGTTATTAACGTTGAAGCTCCTGTAGTAAATGCTTACGTTCACTTAGGAAAAGTAGGTGTTATCTTAGGTGCTAAATGTGATGAAGCTGCAAAAGAAAAAACTACTGATTTATTAAAGAAAGTTGCAATGCATGCTGCTTCTATGAAACCAACTGTTATTTCTTACCAAGACTTATCAGCTGAATTTATTGAATCAGAAAATAAAGCAATTATTGCTGATATTGAAAAAGAGAATGAAGAGTTAGTAAGACTTGGTAAGCCTCTTAAAAATATCCCTGAGTTTGTTTCTAAACAACAATTAACTGATGAAGCAGTTGCAGCTGCTGAAGCTTCTATGAAAGAAGAGTTATTAGCTCAAGGTAAACCTGAAAAAATTATCGGAAACATTGTTAAAGGTAAAATTAACAGATGGATTGAAGATAACTCTCAATTAGATAAAGCTAATGCATTATTATCTCAAACTTATGTTATGGATGATTCAATGACTGTTGAAGAAGCTATTAAAGCTTGCGATGCATCAATTGAAATCGTTGAGTACGTAAGATTCGAGCTTGGTGATGGTATCGAGAAAAAAGAAGAAGATTTTGCTGCAGAAGTTGCTGCACAAATGGGTAACTAA
- a CDS encoding ABC transporter ATP-binding protein translates to MGVQDNKEALITPPLLEAKKLFHKFDYELFKNINLALYKKQSIAIIGTSGSGKSTLLNILSSLLKPFEGEVVFENKSLYDIKQKNLLKIRREDFGIIFQAHYLFRGFSANENLDIAKLLSNEEVDTKLLQDLGIAHVLKQGVGELSGGQQQRLSIARVLTKKPQIIFADEPTGNLDKDTANMVMDTLFNYIKENEAGLILVTHENDLAMRCDKVYKLEDKELQELK, encoded by the coding sequence ATGGGTGTACAAGATAATAAAGAGGCACTCATTACACCTCCTCTTTTAGAGGCTAAAAAACTATTTCATAAATTCGATTATGAACTTTTTAAAAATATAAATCTAGCATTATACAAAAAACAATCTATTGCAATTATTGGTACAAGTGGAAGTGGTAAATCAACACTTTTAAATATATTATCATCTCTATTAAAACCTTTTGAGGGTGAAGTAGTATTTGAAAATAAAAGTTTGTATGATATAAAGCAGAAAAATCTTTTAAAGATAAGAAGAGAAGATTTTGGTATAATATTTCAAGCTCATTATCTTTTTAGAGGGTTTAGTGCAAATGAAAATTTAGATATTGCTAAGTTATTAAGCAATGAAGAAGTAGATACTAAGCTATTACAAGATTTAGGTATAGCGCACGTTTTAAAGCAAGGTGTGGGAGAGTTAAGTGGTGGACAGCAACAAAGATTGTCTATTGCAAGAGTTTTAACAAAAAAACCACAAATTATATTTGCAGATGAGCCAACAGGTAATCTTGATAAAGATACAGCAAATATGGTTATGGATACACTATTTAATTATATTAAAGAGAATGAAGCAGGATTAATACTTGTAACACATGAAAATGACTTAGCCATGAGATGTGATAAGGTATATAAGCTTGAAGACAAAGAATTGCAGGAGTTAAAGTGA
- the gmk gene encoding guanylate kinase, translating into MKEKHGAILILSGPSGCGKSTLLKEVYKDIEDYYFSISTTTREPREGEEHGVDYLFTSKEEFEKDIENGDFLEYANVHGNYYGTSLKPVKEALNEGKLVIFDIDVQGHELVRKQLDDVVTSVFITTPNLTELENRLNSRATDSKDVIEKRIKNAKHEVEFFQDYDYFIVNDNLEEASKQLVSIANIARIKTKLFNKENIVSSWLK; encoded by the coding sequence ATTAAAGAAAAACATGGTGCAATTCTTATCTTATCAGGACCTAGTGGCTGTGGCAAGTCAACTTTATTAAAAGAAGTATATAAAGATATTGAAGATTACTACTTCTCTATATCTACAACTACAAGAGAGCCTAGAGAGGGTGAAGAACATGGAGTTGATTATCTTTTTACATCAAAAGAAGAGTTTGAGAAAGATATAGAAAATGGTGATTTTTTAGAGTATGCAAATGTTCATGGAAATTATTATGGAACATCATTAAAGCCAGTTAAAGAAGCTTTAAATGAAGGAAAACTAGTAATCTTTGATATTGATGTTCAAGGTCATGAATTAGTTAGAAAACAGCTTGATGATGTTGTTACTTCTGTTTTTATCACAACTCCAAATTTAACTGAATTAGAAAATAGATTAAATAGTAGAGCTACTGATTCAAAAGATGTGATTGAAAAAAGAATCAAAAATGCAAAGCATGAAGTAGAATTTTTTCAAGATTATGATTACTTTATAGTAAATGATAATTTAGAAGAAGCATCAAAACAATTAGTTAGTATTGCTAATATTGCAAGAATAAAAACAAAACTATTTAATAAAGAAAATATAGTATCAAGTTGGCTTAAATAA